GTTGCGCTGTTCTCCAACAGCGGCCCCTGGGTCACGTGTTACGCGCCAGGAGCATCCGTGTTGAGCACCACACCCGCCACCAACGCCGGCGCTCAGCCGACGTCGCGCGTGACGGCCTACGGACTCCAGCGCGAAACGATCGACTCCGACGACAGCACCAGCGGGTTCGCCATCTGGAGTGGGACGTCATTTGCCGCGCCGTACGTCGCGGGGTGGATCTTGCGCACCCTCGAGCCGGAACTGCCAGCTCCCGACTCGCCGGAGCAGGCAGCCGACATCGCCACCGCCTGGCGGGTGGTCAGCGAACTCACCGGCCTGGAGCCATAAACCCAAGACACCCCCACCAGGCGCCGATACCGTGGTTCTCAGGAAACCCACCGGGAACACCAGGAGATCGACATCCGCAGGTTGTCGGCGCTCGTCCTGCACGAGCGTGCCGTTGAACACTGTCGCGCTGGCCGTCACCGAGCGGCCGAGCGTGACCTGCGGGCTGCGCTGACCCGGACCGACGACCGGGACCTGCTTGCGCGGATCCGATCCACCCAGGCCTGGATCCTCGCCCTGGAGGACGACGGGCAGGCCAGCGTGGCCATCCTGACCGAGTTGCTCGAGGAACAGGGCCTGCGGGAAGAGACCGTCGCCACGTTGCACGCACAACTCGGTGGCGTGCTGTCCTCACTCGCGGAAGGTGGTGAGGCGCTGCGCCACCTCGACCTGGCCGTCGCCGGGCTGGCCGATGATCCGCTCCGGTTGATGGCCGTGCTCTTCAACCGCGCCGGGTTGTGGGTGGATCGCGGCGAGTACGCCGCCGCTGCCGCTGACTATGAACGGGCCGCAGAAGTCGCCGACCGTGGTGGTAGCCCATGGCACGCTGCCGCGGCCCGGCACAACCAAGGCACCGCGCTTGCGGCCAGAGGCGACCTGGTCCGGGCGTTGCAGCTCATGGGTGCCGCGCGGCCGCTGATCGCAGAACAATCGGCCGTCAACGCGGCACGGGCAGATCAGGAAACAGCCGCAGTGCTGCTGGCCGCCGGGCTCCCGGAGGAAGCAGCTGCTCTCTTACGCAATTGCGTAGCGGTGTTCAAGGCCCACCGGGTGGGGTCCTACCGAGCCGACGCCGAATTGTCCCTGGCCCGAACCATCGCAGACCAGGACCCACGTGAGGCCATCGTGATCGCGCGGCGCGCGGCAAGCAGTTATGACCGGATCGGGAGCACCTCCTTGGCCACGCGGGCCAGGGTGCTGGTCCTGACCATTGCCCTGGCCAGCGGTCGCGCAACCAGCCGGCACGTCAGCGAAGCGCAGCAGCTGTTGCCTTCCCTGACCGGAGACGACGTGGCAGGCGCCGGTGAAGAACTGCTCCTGGCCCTCGAGTTGCACCACGTACGCAAGGGCAAACCATGGCCGCGCACGCCAGCGCTGCGCGAAGACGCCTCGATCGTCAGCCGGTTGGCAGAAGCCGAGGTGCGCGTCGAGGTTGCCGCTCGCACCGGTCACGATGCCGAAGCTCTCGACCGCGCCCGCGACGGCATTCGCCTGCTGCGGGAGTGGCAGTCTTCCACCGACAGCCTCGAACTGCGCTCCAGCCTGGCCATGCACGGCTACCGGATGGTCGAGCAGGCCGCGGCCGTTGCGATGCGCACGGCGGATCCCGCCCTGCACTTCGAATGGTCCGAGCGATCCCGCGGATTCGTCGCTGCGTCGACTCCGCTGATCGACGCTCCGCCCGCGGACAGCGCCAAGGACGCGGAGTTGGAGGCGTTGCGGGGGCTGCTCGCGATCGGGGAGGACCTCGACGGACCACAGGTCGCGCAGGTCCGCGATCGGATCCGGCGCCGGCAATGGGCCCGCGAACGCGCGTCGCGGATCAGCGTCGACATCGCCAGCCTGGACGAAACCCGCCAGATGCTGCGGGACCGGGACGCAACCTTGGTGTCCTTCCTGTCCGATCCCCGCAAGGTATCGGTGCTCGTGGCGAGCGCCGACGGGTACCGCGTCGTCCCCATCGCCACTCGGGCAGAGATCCGCGCCGACCTCGCCGGTCTGCAGGCAGACCTCGATATGTCCTCCGCGGACCTGCGGCCGACCCTGGCGGCCCTCGTCCGGGACGGTCTGCGACGGCGACTGGACCACCTGTCCAGCATGTTGTGGGCCCCGATCGAATCCGAGGTGCGGACCAGACGAGTGGTGATCACCGCCCCCGCGGCCCTCGCCGCGGTCCCCTGGAGCCTCATGACCCCCTTGCGGGACCGTTCCATCACCGTGCCGTTGAGTGTCACCCAGTGGCTGCGGCACACCGCCACCGACGCACCCCTCCGTAGCGTCGGCTTCATCACCGGCCCGGGCGTCCCGCGGGCCGGCACCGAGGTGGCCCATGCCGCTAAACAGTGGCCGGGCGCGACCGTCGTCGATGCCGCGAGCGCAACGACCGCCAGCATGCGGGAGCTGACCCGCAACACCGATCTCCTGCACGTCGCCGCGCACGGACGGCACACCCCGGGCAACCCGATGTTCTCTGGTCTGGAGTTGCTGGACGGGCCGTGGTTCGGTCACGACGTCGCCGAACTGACGATGGTGCCCTCGGTGGTCGTCCTGTCCGCCTGCGAGCTCGGTCGGTCAACTGCCCGATGGGGCGAAGAGACGATCGGGATGGCCCGCGCCTGGCTGCACTCCGGCGTGCGCTGTGTGATCGCGGCACCGTGCACCGTCAACGATGCGGCCACCAGCGACTACCTGGCCGCTGTGCACTCCGGCCTGGCCGGCGGCTTGTCGCCGTCGGACGCCCTGCTGGCCGCCGATCCTGACGAACGCGCCCCGTTCCTGGCCTTCGGGGCCGGCTTCTAACCGGCCGCCGAGCTCAGGGTTCGGGCATCTCCATCTCGCGCGCCGGCAACTCCTCGACGTTGACGTCCTTGAAGGTCAGCACCCGCACCTTCTTCACGAAACGGGCCGGACGGTAGACATCCCACACCCAGGCGTCGTTCATCCGCACGTCGAAGAACACCTCAGCGCCCTCACCACGGACCAGGACGTCGACGTCGTTGCACAGATAGAACCGTCGCTCGGTTTCGACCACGTGGCTGAAAAGCCCCACCACGTCGCGGTATTCGCGATACAGGGCCAGTTCCTGCTCGGTCTCGTAGCGTTCCAGATCCTCGGCGCTCATCAACTCACTCCTTCCAGGCCCGCGACCGCATCGTCGGTGACGAACCGGCGCCACGATCGCCGGTGCAGCTCGCAGGGCCCGTGCTCGTCCAACGCCAAGAGATGCTCCGGCGCGCTGTAACCCTTGTTGGCGGCCCACTGGTACTGCGGATGCTGCTCGTGCAACGCCGTGAGCATCGCGTCCCGCTCGACCTTGGCCAGCACACTGGCTGCGGCGACCGAGGAACACTTCATGTCGGCTTTGATCATCGTGCGGACCGGCGGGACCGCCGGTTGCGCCAACTCCGCGAAGAGTCCGACCTGCTCCGGTGCGGTCAGCCAGTCGTGGTTGCCGTCCAGGATCACCAGGTCCGGTCGCACCGGCAGCGCGGTGAGCGCCCGGGTTCCCGCCAGCCGCAACGCCGCGATGATCCCGATCTGGTCGATCTCTGCCGCCGATGCGTGACCGACGGCGTACGCGAAGGCCCACCGACGCACCCGGGGCACCATCGCCTCACGCGCCGCCGGCGTCAACAGTTTGGAGTCACGCACGCCCTGGGGCGCCGTACGACAGGTCTCATCGATCACCACGACGCCGACACTGACGGGGCCCGCCAGGGCGCCGCGGCCCACCTCGTCCATGCCAGCCAGCAGCCGGTATCCCTCGCGTTGCAGGGCACGCTCGGTCCGCAGGGTGGGCACCTTGGAGGTTCCCGTACGCCGCGTGCGCACCGAGGTGCCCACCGCGCGGGCGGGGGTCACGGCGTACTCGCCATGGTCTCGGTCACGGCGAGGGGACCTTCGCGAACACCTCGGGATGGGAACTGACCGACTGGATGCGGTTCACCGGCCACGCGATGGCGACCACCTCGCCGGTGATGTCGCTCATCGGTACCGAACCGGTCTTGCCGGTGCCGTTGTCGTGCCCGCGTGAATCCCACGAGTCGCCACGGTTGTCGCCCATCACCCACACCGAGTTCGCCGGCACCGTGATGTCGAATTTCTGCCCGCTGGGTGCATTCCCCGGCTTGAGGTAGGAGGACTCGTTGATCGCGACCCCGTTGATCTTCAACGGGCCGCCGGAGTCAGCACAGGTCGCGTCGCAGACCACATGGTCACCGGGCAACCCGATCAACCGTTTCACCACGTGGTGCCCACCCGCAGGCAGGATGCCCACCCATTCCAGGCCGTTCTTCACCACTGCTTTGAGACCGGTGCTCTCCGCGCCCATCTCGCCCCAGGTCGCAGGTGCCTCGAAGACGATGACGTCCCCACGATGCAGCGGTGAGTGCTGCGGCGTCAGTTTGCTGACCAGGATCCGGTCACCCACATCGAGGGTGTTCTCCATCGACTCGGACGGGATCGAGAACGGCTGCACCAAGAAGGTCTTGACCAGGAACGACAGGGCCAATGCGATGACCACGATGATGACGAGTTCACGCAGGAAGGAGCCGCGGGTCTTCTCCTTGCGGCCGGTCTGGACCGGCGGTGCGGCGCCCGGCGGCAACTGCTCGTCCGGAGGTGCGTCCGTCATTGACCAGACCCTTTCGATGGGATGTCGTAGATGTCAGGGTAATCCGACAGACCGCCGATGCGATCCCATGGCCAGATCACCACGACGGCGCGGCCGGTCACGTCCGAGATGGGTACCGATCCTGTGGCACCCGTGCCGTCGTCGTGGAACCGTGAGTCGGCGGAGTCACCGCGGTGGTCGCCCATGACCCAGACCGAGTCGGCGGGCACGGTGATGTTGAACTTCTTGCTGCTGGGCGCCTCGCCCGGATAGAGCTCGGTCTCTTTCAACGCCACCCCGTTGACGGTGATCTGACCGGCCGCGTTGCAACACACGACGTGGTCGCCCGGCAGGCCGATCACCCGCTTGATCAGGTGGTTGTCGCCGGCCGGGTAGAGCCCGACGAACTCCAGGGCGTTCTGCACGACCCCGCTCAGCCCGGCGCGCGGCGGGGCGTCCTGCTGACCCTGCAACCATCCCCCGGGGTCGGAGAAGACAATCACGTCGCCGCGGTTGATCTGCTGGAAGCGCGGTGTCAGTTTGCTGACCAGGATGCGGTCCCCGGGGATGAGGGTGTTCTCCATCGATCCCGACGGGATCCAGAACGGTTGCACCAGGAAGGTCTTGATCAGCAGCGACAGGATCACCGAGCAGGCGACCACGATGAAGACCTCGCGCAGCCAACGCCACCCCGACCGCCGCGCGGCCGGGCGTTGTTCCCCCACTGTCATCCCGTGATCACCTAGCGCAGTGTGCCCCACGAACCTAGGGGCCAGTACCGCCAGGTC
The window above is part of the Branchiibius hedensis genome. Proteins encoded here:
- a CDS encoding CHAT domain-containing protein, producing MSALVLHERAVEHCRAGRHRAAERDLRAALTRTDDRDLLARIRSTQAWILALEDDGQASVAILTELLEEQGLREETVATLHAQLGGVLSSLAEGGEALRHLDLAVAGLADDPLRLMAVLFNRAGLWVDRGEYAAAAADYERAAEVADRGGSPWHAAAARHNQGTALAARGDLVRALQLMGAARPLIAEQSAVNAARADQETAAVLLAAGLPEEAAALLRNCVAVFKAHRVGSYRADAELSLARTIADQDPREAIVIARRAASSYDRIGSTSLATRARVLVLTIALASGRATSRHVSEAQQLLPSLTGDDVAGAGEELLLALELHHVRKGKPWPRTPALREDASIVSRLAEAEVRVEVAARTGHDAEALDRARDGIRLLREWQSSTDSLELRSSLAMHGYRMVEQAAAVAMRTADPALHFEWSERSRGFVAASTPLIDAPPADSAKDAELEALRGLLAIGEDLDGPQVAQVRDRIRRRQWARERASRISVDIASLDETRQMLRDRDATLVSFLSDPRKVSVLVASADGYRVVPIATRAEIRADLAGLQADLDMSSADLRPTLAALVRDGLRRRLDHLSSMLWAPIESEVRTRRVVITAPAALAAVPWSLMTPLRDRSITVPLSVTQWLRHTATDAPLRSVGFITGPGVPRAGTEVAHAAKQWPGATVVDAASATTASMRELTRNTDLLHVAAHGRHTPGNPMFSGLELLDGPWFGHDVAELTMVPSVVVLSACELGRSTARWGEETIGMARAWLHSGVRCVIAAPCTVNDAATSDYLAAVHSGLAGGLSPSDALLAADPDERAPFLAFGAGF
- the lepB gene encoding signal peptidase I is translated as MTVGEQRPAARRSGWRWLREVFIVVACSVILSLLIKTFLVQPFWIPSGSMENTLIPGDRILVSKLTPRFQQINRGDVIVFSDPGGWLQGQQDAPPRAGLSGVVQNALEFVGLYPAGDNHLIKRVIGLPGDHVVCCNAAGQITVNGVALKETELYPGEAPSSKKFNITVPADSVWVMGDHRGDSADSRFHDDGTGATGSVPISDVTGRAVVVIWPWDRIGGLSDYPDIYDIPSKGSGQ
- a CDS encoding DUF2469 domain-containing protein, with protein sequence MSAEDLERYETEQELALYREYRDVVGLFSHVVETERRFYLCNDVDVLVRGEGAEVFFDVRMNDAWVWDVYRPARFVKKVRVLTFKDVNVEELPAREMEMPEP
- a CDS encoding ribonuclease HII, translated to MTPARAVGTSVRTRRTGTSKVPTLRTERALQREGYRLLAGMDEVGRGALAGPVSVGVVVIDETCRTAPQGVRDSKLLTPAAREAMVPRVRRWAFAYAVGHASAAEIDQIGIIAALRLAGTRALTALPVRPDLVILDGNHDWLTAPEQVGLFAELAQPAVPPVRTMIKADMKCSSVAAASVLAKVERDAMLTALHEQHPQYQWAANKGYSAPEHLLALDEHGPCELHRRSWRRFVTDDAVAGLEGVS
- the lepB gene encoding signal peptidase I codes for the protein MTDAPPDEQLPPGAAPPVQTGRKEKTRGSFLRELVIIVVIALALSFLVKTFLVQPFSIPSESMENTLDVGDRILVSKLTPQHSPLHRGDVIVFEAPATWGEMGAESTGLKAVVKNGLEWVGILPAGGHHVVKRLIGLPGDHVVCDATCADSGGPLKINGVAINESSYLKPGNAPSGQKFDITVPANSVWVMGDNRGDSWDSRGHDNGTGKTGSVPMSDITGEVVAIAWPVNRIQSVSSHPEVFAKVPSP